In the genome of Streptomyces sp. SLBN-118, the window ACGCCGAGGTCACCGGGCTGCGCTTCACCAAGGGCCGGGTGACGGGCGCGGAGCTCAAGGACCGCACGGACGGCACCGAGTTCGGTGTCAGCGCGCGGCTCGTACTCAACGCCACCGGTCCCTGGGTCGACCACCTGCGCCGGATGGAGGACCCGAACGCGGCGCCGTCCATCCGTCTGTCCAAGGGCGCGCACCTGGTGCTCAAGCGCACCTCGCCCTGGAAGGCCGCGCTGGCGACCCCGATAGACAAGTACCGCATCACCTTCGCCCTCCCCTGGGAGGACATGCTGCTGCTCGGCACCACCGACGAGGAGTACGAGGGCGACCCGGCGGATGTCGCCGTCAACGACAAGGACGTCACGCAGATCCTGGACGAGGCCGCGTTCTCCATCCGCGACCAGCAGCTGTCCAGGGACCTGATCACGTACTCCTTCGCGGGTCTGCGGGTGCTGCCCGGCGGGCCGGGCGACACCTCCAAGGCCAAGCGCGAGACGGTCGTCACCGAGGGCCGCGCGGGCATGCTGTCGGTGGCCGGCGGCAAGTGGACGACCTTCCGCCACATCGGCCGTACGGTGATGAACAAGCTGGCCGCCCTGCCCGGGCAGCCGCTGGCCGAGGACATGGAGCCGATCTCGCGGCTGCCGAAGAAGCTCCCGCTGCCCGGTATCGCCAACCCGAACGCGGTCGCGCACCGGCTGCTGGTGGACGGCGGGACCCCGGGCCCGCGGATGGCCGCGGACACCGCGCGCCACCTCGCCACGCACTACGGCTCGCTCTCCTTCGACATCGCGCGGCTCGCCAACGACGACCCGGCGCTGGCGGAGCGCATCCACCCGGACGCGCCGGAGATCTGGGCGCAGGTCGTGTACGCCCGTGACCACGAGTGGGCCGAGACGGCCGACGATGTGCTGCGCCGTCGCACGACGCTGACGATCCGCGGTCTCGCGACGGACGAGATCCGGGGCAAGGTCGAGGATCTGCTCGGCAAGTAAGGCAGCTTGGTAAGGGGCAGTCGCGTTGGCGGCCGCCCCTTACGCATGCCCCCTGGGGGACGCATAATGGGGCCGATACATCGGATGTATGGAGGTCACCCATGGCCGTGACCGACGAGGCCATCGAGAAGATCAAGGGCATGATCGTCTCGGGTGCGCTGCGCCCCGGCGACCGCCTCCCCAAGGAGAGCGAACTCGCCGCCGGGCTGGGCCTGTCCCGCAATTCGCTGCGCGAGGCGGTGCGCGCGCTGTCACTGATCCGCATTCTCGATGTGCGGCAGGGCGACGGTACGTATGTCACCAGCCTGGACCCGCAGTTGCTGCTCGAGGCGCTGAGCTTCGTCGTGGACTTCCACCGGGACGACACGGTGCTGGAGTTCCTGGCCGTGCGCCGCATCCTGGAGCCGGCCGCCACGGCGATGGCCGCGACGCGGATCAGCGAGAGCGAGCTGGACGTACTGAGCGCACAGTTGGACGCGATCGGGCCGCAGCCCTCGGTTGAGGAGCTGGTCGCCGCGGACCTCGAATTCCACCGCGGCATCGCGCAGTCATCGGGCAATTCGGTGCTCTGCTCGCTGCTGGACGGCATCTCCGGCCCGACCACCCGGGCCCGTGTCTGGCGCGGCCTGACCCAACAGGACGCGGTCGGCCGCACGCTCCACGAACACCGGGCGATTGTGGCGGCGCTGCGGGACCGGGACGGGGAGGCGGCGAGGTCATGGGCGACGGTGCATATCGCCAGCGTGGAGCAGTGGCTGAGATCCACGCTGTAGGCCGATGCGGCGGCCGTTGTCCCGCCCCGCCGAACAAGCCGCCGCAGGCGCACCCCCCTCACCGCAGCCCGAACCGCCGGCGTAGTCCCTGCATTCCGCCGTCGACCGCGGGCGCCGTTCCCGTGACGGCCGCCGCCGAAGGGTTCGCGAGATACGCGACGGCGGCCGCGACCTCGTCCGCCGAGACCAGCCGTCCGATCGGCTGGGGGGACGGTCCGGCTCATGCGCACACCCCACGGGCAGAACATCGGACCTCTGTTGGTCATCCGACGTATAGCGCCGCTCACGCGCCATCGTCCAGGTCCAGGACGAAATTCGGGTGCACAGCTCGGATGAATCGAGGCGTGAGTGCGGGGGCTCTCCGACGCATGCCCGACAGAGCGGAAGTTCACCCTGCCGTGCACGGGGGCTGCGGCCGGGCCCCAGGTAAGCCGTAAGGTTGGGGCGTACGAAAGGGAACTTCGGAAGGAGGCACTGGGTGATCGAGCTCGAGGGGGTACCCGAGCTGATCGACCCGGTCATGGTGGCCGCGTTCGAGGGCTGGAACGACGCCGGCGACGCCGCCTCCACCGCGGTCGCACACCTGGACCGGGAGTGGAAAGGCGAGGTGTTCGCGGCGCTCGACGCCGAGGACTACTACGACTTCCAGGTCAACCGTCCCACCGTGTGGCTGGACGGCGGGGTACGGAAGATCACCTGGCCCACCACCCGGCTCTCCGTGGTCCGCATCGGCGGCGAGAAGCCGCGCGACCTGGTGCTCGTGCGCGGCATCGAGCCGTCCATGCGCTGGCGCTCGTTCTGCAACGAGATCCTGGGCTTCGCGCATGAGCTGTGCGTCGAGATGGTGGTGATTCTGGGCGCGCTGCTCGGCGACACGCCGCACACCCGGCCGGTGCCGGTCAGCGGGATCACCTCGGACCCGGATCTGGCGAGGACCATGGATCTGGAGGAGACCAGATACGAGGGTCCGACCGGGATCGTCGGCATTCTCCAGGAGGCCTGCACACACGCGGGTGTTCCGGCGGTGAGCCTGTGGGCCGCGGTGCCGCACTATGTGTCGCAACCGCCCAACCCCAAGGCGACGCTGGCGCTGCTCAACCGCCTGGAGGACCTGATCGGCCTGCGGATCCCGCTGGGCGAACTGCCCGAGGACGCACGGGCGTGGCAGCTCGGCGTGGACCAACTGGCCGCCGAGGACAGCGAAGTGGCCGAATACGTCCAGACGCTGGAGGAGGCGCGGGACACCGCGGAGCTTCCCGAGGCCACGGGCGAGGCGATCGCCCGCGAATTCGAACGGTATCTTCGGCGGCGCGACGGTGGTCCGGGGCATGCGACCGACGGCGGCGAGGGCAGTTCGTATCTGCGCGACACCTCAAGCGGGCGCGCCCGTCCGCCGATGCCGCCCCGTACGGAGCCCGATGCCGATGCGGACAGCGATACCGGCGACGAGGACGATTCGTCGGAGGACTGAGTACGGAACGGAGAAGCGGGGCGGCACCGGTGCGGTGCCGCCCCGCTCTTGTCAGGGTTCAGATCTGATCCACCGCCACCGCTTCGTACGTCGTGTCGGGCTTGGGCTCCACATCGAAGCGGGCGTTGGGCAGATAGACACGGTCGCCCCATGCCGCAGCCGTGGTGGGGATCTTGAAGCGTGGATCGGTGATGCGCGCGATCGCCGTGCCGCGGGTGCCGGACTCGTTGAGCCGCAGCACGTCGATGGCGTTCTGCTGCTGCTGTACGACATAGAGCGTGCGGCCGAGCAGCAACAGGCCGTCCCCGTTGGGGAGTTCGATGCCCCCGATGTCGACGGTGCGGCCGATGCCAGTGCGCGGGTCGACGCGCACCAGACCACCACCGTCCGCAAAGGCATTGACCAACAACAGTGCGCTGCCGTCCGGTGTGCGCTCGATGCCGTTGGCCGTGAAGCTCGGACCCTGCTGCCAGTCGCCCGTCAGCGGCACGGTGGTCACCGCGTCTCCCGGCTCGCCGTGCCGGTCCAGGGGGAGCCGGTAGATCTGCGCCTTGAAGGAATCCGTGAACCAGGCGGCGCCCGGAGTGAGGATCACGTCATTGACGAAGGTGCCGTCCGAGCCGACGGCGAAGGTCTTGAGCAGCCTCCCCGAGTGGACATCGGCGACCCGTATCTCCCGGCTGGGGCCGCCACTGAGGAAGAGCAGTCGCTCGCGCCGGTCGATTTTCAGTCCGATCACGGGATGAGCGGCGCCGCCGCCCTGGCTGATGACGCATCCACGGCCCGTGGCCAGGCTCGCCCGGTAGATGTCGCCGTTCGCGATCGATCCGAAATAGGCGTACGGACTCCTTCCGATGGTGATGCCCTCGGGGTGGAATCCATTCG includes:
- a CDS encoding glycerol-3-phosphate dehydrogenase/oxidase, whose amino-acid sequence is MTTLQSVPALGTHPASGSVPGRAETREQLSKATFDLLVIGGGILGISTAWHAAQSGLRVALVDAGDFAGATSSASSKLLHGGLRYLQTGAVKLVAENHFERRAVSRQVAPHLANPLTFYLPVYKGGPHGAAKLGAGVFAYSALSAFGDGVGHVISASKAQRDVPELRTEKLKAVAVYGDDQMNDSRMALMTVRAAVQSGATVLNHAEVTGLRFTKGRVTGAELKDRTDGTEFGVSARLVLNATGPWVDHLRRMEDPNAAPSIRLSKGAHLVLKRTSPWKAALATPIDKYRITFALPWEDMLLLGTTDEEYEGDPADVAVNDKDVTQILDEAAFSIRDQQLSRDLITYSFAGLRVLPGGPGDTSKAKRETVVTEGRAGMLSVAGGKWTTFRHIGRTVMNKLAALPGQPLAEDMEPISRLPKKLPLPGIANPNAVAHRLLVDGGTPGPRMAADTARHLATHYGSLSFDIARLANDDPALAERIHPDAPEIWAQVVYARDHEWAETADDVLRRRTTLTIRGLATDEIRGKVEDLLGK
- a CDS encoding FadR/GntR family transcriptional regulator yields the protein MAVTDEAIEKIKGMIVSGALRPGDRLPKESELAAGLGLSRNSLREAVRALSLIRILDVRQGDGTYVTSLDPQLLLEALSFVVDFHRDDTVLEFLAVRRILEPAATAMAATRISESELDVLSAQLDAIGPQPSVEELVAADLEFHRGIAQSSGNSVLCSLLDGISGPTTRARVWRGLTQQDAVGRTLHEHRAIVAALRDRDGEAARSWATVHIASVEQWLRSTL
- a CDS encoding PAC2 family protein — encoded protein: MIELEGVPELIDPVMVAAFEGWNDAGDAASTAVAHLDREWKGEVFAALDAEDYYDFQVNRPTVWLDGGVRKITWPTTRLSVVRIGGEKPRDLVLVRGIEPSMRWRSFCNEILGFAHELCVEMVVILGALLGDTPHTRPVPVSGITSDPDLARTMDLEETRYEGPTGIVGILQEACTHAGVPAVSLWAAVPHYVSQPPNPKATLALLNRLEDLIGLRIPLGELPEDARAWQLGVDQLAAEDSEVAEYVQTLEEARDTAELPEATGEAIAREFERYLRRRDGGPGHATDGGEGSSYLRDTSSGRARPPMPPRTEPDADADSDTGDEDDSSED
- a CDS encoding superoxide dismutase → MNGPLARRRVLGAVAALGGAALVAPLEGVARAAESIGARRPAQFPLPNGFHPEGITIGRSPYAYFGSIANGDIYRASLATGRGCVISQGGGAAHPVIGLKIDRRERLLFLSGGPSREIRVADVHSGRLLKTFAVGSDGTFVNDVILTPGAAWFTDSFKAQIYRLPLDRHGEPGDAVTTVPLTGDWQQGPSFTANGIERTPDGSALLLVNAFADGGGLVRVDPRTGIGRTVDIGGIELPNGDGLLLLGRTLYVVQQQQNAIDVLRLNESGTRGTAIARITDPRFKIPTTAAAWGDRVYLPNARFDVEPKPDTTYEAVAVDQI